A genome region from Polypterus senegalus isolate Bchr_013 chromosome 7, ASM1683550v1, whole genome shotgun sequence includes the following:
- the LOC120532152 gene encoding uncharacterized protein LOC120532152 gives MHEFFDEVNVPEQLSTSTIHADEDSKSKYHCDGNADVRPTNKRKFMGFELLKAPPEKKRIQSINCSEDAGTALDLNAGNRPDQEDSVNSTIVKEAQQCSLDLVTPSANACMDLQNVESVMCKSRILEEGSCPAAEKTKPDNVEEKTLNSASDYNCGDPAFGITSAVNVPSTSQSKDETFPTVDKIHPKGKSIPIVNQSRQHPFPLYGSKDSYSYQRKLGSKAHFSHSTNMFVKNDLSSGMIYGTSSSDQSSKWQLSTVKPAAHFWPSHKNQTEQKHQNDNEILVHENKQLSPSEGFPPHLININHFCPPQPWNQNNYFYGSDSYFLYSGYALPTASFGASNQQSPTMMNYTPYFYP, from the exons ATGCATGAattctttgatgaagtaaatgtTCCTGAGCAGCTTTCCACTAGCACAATTCATGCTGATGAGGACAGCAAGTCTAAATATCATTGTGATGGCAACGCAGATGTTAGACCTACAAATAAGAGAAAG TTTATGGGGTTTGAATTGCTGAAGGCACCACCTGAAAAAAAAAG AATCCAGTCAATAAACTGCAGTGAGGATGCAGGAACTGCATTAGATTTGAATGCTGGGAATAGACCAGATCAGGAGGATTCAGTCAATTCAACAATAGTGAAAGAAGCACAACAGTGTTCCTTAGATCTAGTTACCCCTTCTGCTAACGCCTGTATGGATCTACAAAATGTAGAATCTGTAATGTGCAAGTCTAGAATATTGGAAGAAGGGTCTTGTCCAGCTGCTGAGAAAACCAAACCAGACAATGTTGAAGAAAAAACTCTGAACAGTGCTTCTGATTACAATTGTGGAGACCCAGCTTTCGGGATCACATCTGCAGTAAATGTGCCTTCAACAAGCCAAAGTAAAGATGAAACATTTCCTACAGTTGATAAAATACACCCAAAAGGTAAAAGCATTCCAATAGTtaatcaatcaaggcagcatCCCTTTCCATTATATGGATCAAAAGATAGTTATTCTTACCAAAGAAAATTGGGCTCTAAAGCCCATTTTTCTCATTCTACTAATATGTTCGTCAAAAATGACCTCAGTTCAGGAATGATTTATGGGACTTCTTCCTCTGACCAAAGTAGCAAGTGGCAGCTTTCAACAGTtaaacctgctgcacatttttggCCATCGCATAAAAACCAAACTgaacaaaaacatcaaaatgataatgaaatccttgtACATGAAAACAAGCAGTTGTCACCTTCTGAAGGATTTCCTCCACATTTAATCAATATAAACCATTTTTGTCCTCCTCAGCCATGGAACCAAAATAACTATTTTTATGGGAGCGATTCATATTTTCTATATTCTGGATATGCACTCCCTACAGCGAGTTTTGGAGCGAGCAATCAACAGAGTCCAACAATGATGAATTATACACCATATTTTTATCCATAG